In one Brienomyrus brachyistius isolate T26 chromosome 5, BBRACH_0.4, whole genome shotgun sequence genomic region, the following are encoded:
- the si:ch211-243a20.3 gene encoding uncharacterized protein si:ch211-243a20.3, with the protein MAPPPIMTMMLLVAMVPAKLLAVESNEIDYGFWNYREGSDNVNVASVRSMTRVLDVWGKRIFNEIKHMLLSQPSALLPDYSRVRPLSESLNDLFKEVTLLQKRITELTNRLATLEPYLRRHGYREEVGRAEDRSVGRALPPQSMRGGGASFAKYPPRYRARLRPVNIPLRRRRVKVYRRVGDRQKHSRTWRGEQSN; encoded by the exons atggcccctccccccattatGACGATGATGCTGCTGGTTGCCATGGTGCCCGCAAAACTATTGGCTGTGGAGTCCAATGAAATTGACTACGGATTCTGGAACTACAGAGAAGGAT CGGACAACGTGAACGTGGCCTCGGTACGCAGCATGACCCGGGTTCTCGATGTGTGGGGGAAACGGATCTTTAACGAGATCAAGCACATGCTGCTCTCCCAGCCCAGCGCACTGTTGCCGGACTATTCCAG GGTGCGCCCACTCTCAGAGTCCCTCAACGATCTGTTCAAGGAAGTCACTCTCCTGCAGAAGCGCATCACGGAACTCACCAATCGCTTAGCAACGTTGGAACCTTATCTCCGTCGCCACGGCTACCGTGAGGAAGTAGGTAGAGCagaggacagaagtgttggtagGGCATTGCCCCCTCAGAgcatgaggggagggggggcaagcTTCGCCAAATACCCCCCAAGGTACAGAGCCAGACTACGTCCTGTAAATATACCACTGCGGAGGAGGAGAGTGAAAGTGTACAGAAGGGTAGGGGACAGACAGAAGCACTCACGAACCTGGAGAGGGGAACAGAGTAACTGA